Within Acaryochloris sp. CCMEE 5410, the genomic segment CAAGGGAGCGGAAAAAATCTTTGTGGACTACTGTGGAATGACGGTGCCGGTAGTCCATCCCGATACAGGTGAGGTCACTGCAGCTCAAGTGTTTGTAGCCTGCTGTGGGGCCAGTAACTACACCTATGCGGAGGCGACCGAGAGCCAAACCATCAAGAACTGGCTCGGGTCTCATCAACGGGCCTTGGACTTCTTTGGTGGAGTGCCGGTCGCATTCGTTCCAGACAACCTCAAGTCAGGGGTCAAAGACCCCTGTCGCTATGAACCGGGGATTAATCGGAGTTATCAAGATTTTGCGGAACACTACAACGTGATTATTCTGCCCGCTCGTCCCAGCAGCCCTCGGGATAAACCCAAAGTGGAGAATGCCGTGCAGCAAGTGGAACGTCATATTCTCGCTCCATTACGAGATCAGACCTTCACCAGTTTCACGCAACTCAATGAAGCGATTGCAGCGGGGCTGAAGAAACTCAACCATCGGACCATGAAATCCTATGGTCTCTCGCGTCGGGAATTATTTGAGCAAGTGGACCAACCAGAACTCAGACCCTTGCCCACTCAAGCATTTGAGTTTGGCGAATGGAAGAACGCGAAGGTTAGTTTTGATTATCACATTGAGGTGAACCGCCACTATTACAGTGTCCCTTATGGCTATGTGGGTCAATCGGTATCCGTCAAGATCACGGAATCCTTGGTGCAGATTTTCCATGACCACCAGCGCATCGCGGTGCATGAGCGCTCCAGCGTTTCGTTTCAGCATTCCACGCAAGAGGGGCATATGCCACCGGCACATCTGGCTCACAAAACCCAATCGAGAGAGACCTTTCTCGCCTGGGCCGAGAAGGTTGGACCGGCAACGAAGCAGCAAGTCATCGAGATCTTTGAGAAGAAAGCCCATGATGAACAGGCATTTCGGACCTTGAAAGGGGTGCAGCATCTCAGAACAAACCATGGTGCTCAACGATTGGAAGCAGCCTGCAAGCGGGCGAATGCCATGGGGATGGTGGGCCTACGCTATCTCAAGTCCATGCTTCAACACAAACTCGAATCTGACCCCTTACCGGATGAAACCCATAAGGTGATTCCGATTCACCATGCCAATGTCCGAGGGTCCGACTACTATCAAGCAACATAGGAGGAGACAACCATGCAAGCAACGATTGAACAACTGCAACACATGAAGCTCACGGGTCTCTTGGAGGCTTGGCGAGAACAACAGGCGATGCCCACCTATCATGATCTGTCCTTCGATGAACGACTGGCTTTGATGGTGGAGCGCGAATACATCCGACGTCAGAATCAACGGATGCAGCGCCGACTCAGGCAAGCTCGACTGCCGGTGCACGCCACCCTAGATGCAGTAGATTTCGATGTCCCTAGAGGACTGCGTAAGATCCAGTTCCTTGAATTTGCTCAAGGTCATTGGCTCCAAGAAAAGTTGTCATTGATCATCCTCGGGCCGACAGGTGTGGGCAAGTCTTTCTTGGCGGCCGTACTAGCCCATCATTTGTGTAAGCAAGGCCATAGCGTGCGCTATATCAAAACTGCTGATCTGGTGCTGGAGTTGAAGTTGGCCAAAGGAGATGGGTCTTATCCCAAACTCCGAAAACAATTAGCGGCCTACGACCTACTGGTGCTGGATGAATGGCTCAGAGATCCTTTGTCTGTCTTTGAAGCGAGAGAAGTGCTCGATATCTTAGACGAGCGGTTTCGCAAAGCCTCCTGCTTATTTGCCACGCAAATGCCCCTGGAGCAATGGCACGCACAAATTCAAGATCCCACCCTGGCTGATGCCATCCTGGACCGGATTATCCATGATGCGATGAAGGTCTCACTCCGAGGAGAATCAATGAGGAAATTGACCAGCAGACTGACCCTGAAGCCAGAAGGAGAACTGAGTATTGACCGTTCAGATGAGGAGGAAACAACGAGAGAAACAAACTCTATATCTAAGCCCAAAACACAAAAGGAGAAGAGGAATGAAAAAAAG encodes:
- the istA gene encoding IS21 family transposase; translated protein: MAYKRQGATLSMSKFREIIRLHELGHNKSEIARSCLISRTSVRDYLRRAQGQSLSYDQVSRLSDSDIQHLLGKGQRQSSRKKPKIDFEYVHREMQRKGVTLGLLWMEGKERGDWNCSYSGFCRRYRQWKKQHSLSMRQTHKGAEKIFVDYCGMTVPVVHPDTGEVTAAQVFVACCGASNYTYAEATESQTIKNWLGSHQRALDFFGGVPVAFVPDNLKSGVKDPCRYEPGINRSYQDFAEHYNVIILPARPSSPRDKPKVENAVQQVERHILAPLRDQTFTSFTQLNEAIAAGLKKLNHRTMKSYGLSRRELFEQVDQPELRPLPTQAFEFGEWKNAKVSFDYHIEVNRHYYSVPYGYVGQSVSVKITESLVQIFHDHQRIAVHERSSVSFQHSTQEGHMPPAHLAHKTQSRETFLAWAEKVGPATKQQVIEIFEKKAHDEQAFRTLKGVQHLRTNHGAQRLEAACKRANAMGMVGLRYLKSMLQHKLESDPLPDETHKVIPIHHANVRGSDYYQAT
- the istB gene encoding IS21-like element helper ATPase IstB; amino-acid sequence: MQATIEQLQHMKLTGLLEAWREQQAMPTYHDLSFDERLALMVEREYIRRQNQRMQRRLRQARLPVHATLDAVDFDVPRGLRKIQFLEFAQGHWLQEKLSLIILGPTGVGKSFLAAVLAHHLCKQGHSVRYIKTADLVLELKLAKGDGSYPKLRKQLAAYDLLVLDEWLRDPLSVFEAREVLDILDERFRKASCLFATQMPLEQWHAQIQDPTLADAILDRIIHDAMKVSLRGESMRKLTSRLTLKPEGELSIDRSDEEETTRETNSISKPKTQKEKRNEKKEGQMDE